The Coccinella septempunctata chromosome 6, icCocSept1.1, whole genome shotgun sequence genome segment TAGGTATATCCAGAACAAATTTAACTTTTAGAATCAGTGTCACCAATACCCAACATAATTTTCATAATCCCTCGGGTATCCATCTGCAGAAGCTTGAATGGTTTACCCTCAGTTGATATGTTTTTCCTTAAAATTGTTCAGCTTAGAGAAAATTTCTATTTATTAATAAGAAACTAATTTTTCTCTGGTTCTTATCTAGTTAACCTCGGCTGACGACGGCTTGAGGTATTATCAAACAAGTATGAATGTATGTTACCTGTGATTATTACCTGTTTACACCTGTAATTGGGCAGTTAGATGTAAGATAtgaatagatagatagatagatatttaTTCATCTTTTGACACATAAGATTTATGCAAAGGACAAGTCAAAATTTATGCATTACAATATTTAGACATACTCGTACATGCTCATTATTGAGTCAACATTTTTCAAAGACATAACAATAATAATCATGGACACTTTAAAGCACTGTTTCAGTAACAAATCCTCAACTACCATGatgaatttatttttcgaatacaTTGTATGTAACGAGGAAGGGGATTGAAAAGTTTGACACCTTGATAAAATGGAGACATTTCGAATTTCGTAGTTTTATGCATGGGGAAATATAATTAGGAAATATAATTAGTCCATATTTCTCGTATTATGAGAATGGAAACTAGAGAGTTTCACAATACTGTCCTAATTTTCTTTCACATACATAACACACCTGAAAATTAACAAAGAGGCCAGagtaaaaatatcattttctttGAAGATGCGCCTGCAAGACGAACGCGGATGACAATTGACAGTTGAAAATCAAACGGAGTATTCGTTTCTGAATAATAAAAACTCTGTTTGTTTCGGAACAGTTACCCCATAGCAGAATATTATAAGTCAGTTGGCTATACACCAAGCAATAGTAGATGTTAATTATTTATAGATGTTAATGGAAGGACGCTCCTTACTCTACTTGATGCAAAATAGGAATTGTTGACTTTAAGCTGTGATAATTATATCCAGGTAACGAACAATAAATATGTCTTCATCGAAGCTGGACAAACTAAAATGAATGCATTCGTTTTATCAACGTTCATTCTAATACGGTTCCTAAGACACCGTTCATCAAAACTTTGCACAAGTAATTCACATAAGCTTTGCAACTCCTCCAACGTATCTACAGTAACAGCTATGCCTGGAATCGTCAGCATATAAAATTATCCTGGTTAACCTGAGCACTGAGCGATCACAGTTTAGTAAGCGTAGgagttttttcttcaaatttgatGGAAGGTCATTTATGAATAGAAGGAACAAAAGTGGTCCATGAAcagatccttgaggcactcctaATTTCAAGTTACGTTCACTTGAAAAGCAAATGAGCTATCTTACGAATCGAAAATATACTGGGTGTGCTATTTTGAATAAGGATGTAGTAGGCTGTTCCatgtataaccggaagtttgaaaatattttagattgaAAGTTCATTGTTCAACGTGCAAATTTTGAGCACAGAACTATGATTTGTTTTCTGTAAAACGTCTAAAAGGCCCTGTATACATAAGATATACAAAAAGCTCTCAGACAAAGCAGCTTCTTCGAATAGAGAAATTCTGTAATTATACAgttcaacaaatattttcacTCCATAAAAGCACATCTTGCTAAACGATAACTTTCATACGCAAAAGCATTACTTTGAATAGGAAACAATTTTCAGCCCACTGAaggaataattttttcagattatCGACTTCGCAGATGACAGTCAGAGTGGGGTCGACCTACATGGATAGAGGCGGAATGGTTTACGAGATAAGTTATAAAATAGAGCATCCAAAATATCAAGTGCAGGATTTCATTTATGACATTGCACTGTTGAAACTGACAGAAGAACTGGTTTATTCCGACAAGGTGAAACCAGTCAATTTACCTCATCGAAACGACCCAGATCCTGAACCAGGCACGTTCGCAACAGTTTCTGGTTTTGGTCAACTTGATGCGGAATCTAAAAAAATGTCTCGACATTTGATGGCAACAGATGTTCCGATTATATCTAGAAGGAAATGTAAAAAACTTTATCCAAGGTATGTGGTCGACGAAACCATGATTTGTGCCGCTGCACCGGAAGGTGGGAAAGACGCATGCTCAGGAGATAGTGGTGGCCCTCTTATCTTAGACGATGTTCAAATTGGAGTTGTGTCATGGGGGATAGGCTGTGCCTCCGCGGAACACCCCGGCGTTTACGCATCGGTGAAGAAAGCTTTGAAATTCATTAAAGGAAAATCCAAGATTAGAGAGAAAAAAGTATCGTGTGAATAAAACCACAAAATCTgtgttttgtatatttttttaaggcAACTCTACATTaaagatttttcaaaattcttgcAATGTTTGAGTGAAGCACAAAACATATATTTCTCaactgtgtttttttttatcaaaatttgATACAATGTTGTGTTATCTTCAGAATAGTTGAtcggataaagaaattttcctTGACGATCATCCATAATTGAATTTAAATTATGGAGGCGGGAACCTTTTTCTAGGTGGTTGCAAGCTTATTAACATAAATCATCGACTCAAAACACctcaaatgaaataaatgaagcaGTTTTATATTATAGGACCAGGAAGGGTCATCCAGCACGGAGAACACTGTATCCCATTTTGGTTGGGACTGCACTGTATCTCAGCTATTATTAAAGATAGAGACATGCGGTTTCCGCTAACCCGTATCACTTTTTTGTAAAACTTTTAAATCCacaaacagaaatattccaattaCTTTTGTTCCCGAAATACAGGGCCAAACAAATCTGTCCAATTTTGCAGATTTTGGGTACAAACTTGGCattttttgaatggaacaccctgttaATTTtaacttatattttttttttctgaatacattTATGTATCACAACCTAGTCTTTAGTAAATTTTAGCCAGTAGGCCATGAATTCTTTCACACGTGCATATAATTATACCTTTTTTAAGAAACCCTCTGATTCAAACCTATATATTTAATTATCTTCCAAACATAGACTCAAAATATCGTAGTTTATGTTGAAGAGTGATATTTTGAgtttatattgaaaatataattgaataaatGGGTTTGAATCACATGGCGTTTTAAAAAAGGTATATAGTAATTTAATGCATGCCTGAAAGAATTCATGACCAACTGTTGAAAATACACACGTAAATATGGATTTTTCTGATGTTTGAAGCTGAAATTTATtgtgttcagaaaaaaattacagaaattttACGTAAAAATATGCAGGGTGTTCACTTCAAAATTTACCAAATTTGTGCCCCATCTTGAAATCAGTGCactaaaaaaattctttgaataCGCCACTGACTTTTATTTAAAAATATCTATTATAaggagttttattttttttttccgtcaTATACAGAGAAATAATAATATCTGCAAAAGTGACCGTGACCTAAAGATTCTTCCACACtctggatagtcaccaaccacacacttatcgctagcagcccagaggatttacagataatgttggacacctgtaaacatatatacg includes the following:
- the LOC123314887 gene encoding trypsin-1-like codes for the protein MKTGIMVFMMTFVCMRSQVSNEDGSQKETNILQGDDSSENTTQRIVGGYEADITEFPWQVAITYYKKHNCGGSIINPYFILTAAHCTHGLSTSQMTVRVGSTYMDRGGMVYEISYKIEHPKYQVQDFIYDIALLKLTEELVYSDKVKPVNLPHRNDPDPEPGTFATVSGFGQLDAESKKMSRHLMATDVPIISRRKCKKLYPRYVVDETMICAAAPEGGKDACSGDSGGPLILDDVQIGVVSWGIGCASAEHPGVYASVKKALKFIKGKSKIREKKVSCE